The Corallococcus caeni genome includes a region encoding these proteins:
- a CDS encoding histidine phosphatase family protein gives MNSRAPQLVLVRHGETEWSRSSQHTGRTDLPLLEEGRQMAEQLRAPLSAWRFAAVWTSPLSRALETCVLAGYGDVAQKRDDLMEFNYGDYEGRTGADIRTTRPGWTLWADGVPNGETLEEVGARVDRVIAEARALQDDVLVFSHGHLLRILAARWLGLPPDGGRLFHLGTASISVLGSEAGGRQPVLVSWNDTTHLRG, from the coding sequence ATGAACTCACGCGCGCCCCAGCTGGTCCTCGTCCGTCACGGTGAGACGGAGTGGAGCCGCAGCAGCCAGCACACCGGCCGCACGGACCTGCCGCTGTTGGAGGAGGGCCGCCAGATGGCGGAGCAGCTCCGTGCGCCGCTGAGCGCGTGGCGCTTCGCCGCCGTGTGGACCAGCCCGCTGTCGCGCGCCCTGGAGACGTGCGTGCTCGCGGGCTACGGCGACGTGGCCCAGAAGCGCGACGACCTGATGGAGTTCAACTACGGCGACTACGAGGGCCGCACCGGCGCGGACATCCGCACCACGCGCCCGGGCTGGACGCTGTGGGCGGACGGCGTCCCCAACGGGGAGACGCTGGAGGAGGTGGGCGCCCGCGTGGACCGCGTCATCGCGGAGGCGCGCGCCCTCCAGGACGACGTGCTCGTCTTCTCCCACGGGCACCTGCTGCGCATCCTCGCCGCGCGCTGGCTGGGCCTGCCTCCGGATGGCGGCAGGCTGTTCCACCTGGGCACGGCGTCCATCAGCGTGCTGGGCTCCGAGGCCGGCGGCAGGCAGCCGGTCCTCGTGAGCTGGAACGACACCACGCACCTGCGGGGCTGA
- a CDS encoding GNAT family N-acetyltransferase, producing the protein MYTPPTLGPTLETPRLILKPPTLQDLDGFVAMMADEETARYIGGLQPRSNVWRAVCTMAGSWALQGFSMFSMFEKSTGKWVGRLGPWMPADWPGPEVGWGLSRDAWGKGYATEGAAATIDWAFEHLGWTEVIHSISPPNEPSKQVARRLGSRFLRMGMLPAPYNDHEVEIWGQSREEWRTRKRQA; encoded by the coding sequence ATGTACACCCCGCCAACGCTGGGCCCCACCCTCGAAACACCGCGCCTCATCCTCAAGCCGCCCACGCTCCAGGACCTGGACGGCTTCGTGGCGATGATGGCGGACGAGGAGACCGCGCGGTACATCGGCGGCCTCCAGCCGCGCTCCAACGTGTGGCGCGCCGTCTGCACCATGGCCGGCTCCTGGGCCCTCCAGGGCTTCTCCATGTTCTCCATGTTCGAGAAGTCCACCGGGAAGTGGGTGGGCCGGCTCGGGCCCTGGATGCCCGCGGACTGGCCGGGCCCGGAGGTGGGCTGGGGCCTGTCCCGCGACGCGTGGGGCAAGGGCTACGCCACGGAAGGAGCCGCGGCCACCATCGACTGGGCGTTCGAGCACCTCGGGTGGACGGAGGTCATCCACTCCATCTCCCCTCCGAACGAGCCGTCCAAGCAGGTGGCCCGCCGGCTGGGCTCGCGCTTCCTGCGCATGGGCATGCTGCCGGCGCCCTACAACGACCACGAGGTCGAAATCTGGGGCCAGAGCCGTGAGGAGTGGCGAACACGGAAGCGCCAGGCCTGA
- a CDS encoding anthranilate synthase component II, with translation MILVIDNYDSFTFNLVQLLYTLGAEVKVVRNDALDAAGVAASGASHLVVSPGPCTPHEAGVSVAAISQSRVPVLGVCLGHQSIGAAFGGQVVRAPEPVHGKAALIRHEGTGVFTGVRQGFQAARYHSLVVAADSMPAELEATAWSQDGLVMALRHRTRPVVGLQFHPESVLTPEGPSLVRNFLEGKL, from the coding sequence GTGATCCTCGTCATCGACAACTACGACTCGTTCACCTTCAACCTGGTGCAGCTGCTCTACACGCTGGGCGCGGAGGTGAAGGTCGTGCGCAACGACGCGCTGGATGCCGCGGGCGTCGCGGCTTCGGGCGCGTCACACCTGGTGGTGTCTCCGGGGCCGTGCACGCCGCACGAGGCCGGGGTGAGCGTGGCGGCCATCTCCCAGTCGCGCGTGCCGGTGCTGGGCGTGTGCCTGGGGCACCAGTCCATTGGCGCGGCGTTCGGCGGCCAGGTGGTGCGCGCGCCGGAGCCCGTGCACGGCAAGGCGGCGCTCATCCGGCACGAAGGCACCGGCGTCTTCACGGGCGTGCGGCAGGGCTTCCAGGCGGCGCGCTACCACTCGCTGGTGGTGGCCGCGGACTCCATGCCCGCGGAGCTGGAGGCCACGGCGTGGAGCCAGGACGGCCTGGTGATGGCGCTGCGGCACCGCACGCGGCCGGTGGTGGGCCTGCAGTTCCATCCGGAGAGCGTGCTGACGCCGGAAGGCCCGTCGCTGGTGCGCAACTTCCTGGAGGGGAAGCTGTAG